A part of Magnetospirillum sp. ME-1 genomic DNA contains:
- the mutS gene encoding DNA mismatch repair protein MutS has translation MMAQYLAIKRAHPDCLLFYRMGDFYELFFDDAVKASAALDIALTKRGKHAGEDIAMCGVPVRAYEAYLAKLVRSGFKVAIGEQMEDPAEAKKRGSKSVVARDVVRVITAGTLTEDTLLDARSHNYLAAVAEAQGSLGLAWVDVSTGDFAMQAINPKTLSAALARLSPGELLVSDRLLGNAEFHDVWAEWRNVLSPLPTARFDSENARRRLETLYGVGALDGFGAFTRPELAAGGALVDYVELTQKGKLPRLSSPKRLAEGAVMEIDAATRRNLELAETLTGERRGSLLATIDRTVTGAGARLLAAWLAAPLTDPQAIEWRLDMVGFFVEHESVRAELRETLKRCPDVERALSRLSLGRGGPRDLANVRDALAEIPNLRTLVTQAHLDTPPGINQHARELGEHSSLVDRLARALSADLPLNARDGGFIAQGFHEGLDELKSLKSESAGVMMRLEKRYQDETGITSLKIRHNNIIGHHIEVPSKQADRLGEGYIHRQTMANAARYTTTELIELAGRITGAADRALALEMELLAELIAEVTARAAEIALAASALAGLDCAAALGEMASSSRWSRPKIDDSTAFDIQGGRHPVVEAALAAASSGPFVANDCDLADQQRLWLVTGPNMAGKSTFLRQNAVIAILAQMGSFVPAESVHMGVVDRLFSRVGAADDLARGRSTFMVEMVETAAILNQAGPRALVILDEIGRGTATFDGLSIAWAVVEHLHEVNRCRALFATHYHELTRLTSRLAALSCHMMRVKEWQGDVVFLHEVGAGAADRSYGIHVARLAGLPPAVVGRAEEVLGILEKSDQASGMARLADDLPLFAALAKPKPAAVAAAPQVSAVEEALRAVNPDDLTARQALDLIYELRRML, from the coding sequence ATGATGGCCCAGTACCTGGCCATCAAGCGGGCTCATCCCGATTGCCTGCTGTTCTACCGCATGGGCGATTTCTACGAGCTGTTCTTCGACGACGCGGTTAAGGCCTCGGCGGCGCTGGACATCGCGCTGACCAAGCGGGGCAAGCATGCGGGCGAGGACATCGCCATGTGCGGCGTGCCGGTCCGGGCCTACGAGGCCTATCTCGCCAAGCTGGTGCGGTCCGGCTTCAAGGTGGCCATCGGCGAGCAGATGGAAGACCCGGCCGAGGCCAAGAAGCGCGGCTCGAAATCGGTGGTGGCCCGCGACGTGGTGCGCGTCATCACGGCGGGCACGCTGACCGAGGACACCCTGCTCGACGCCCGGTCCCACAATTACCTGGCGGCGGTGGCCGAGGCGCAAGGGAGCCTGGGGCTGGCCTGGGTCGATGTCTCCACCGGCGACTTCGCCATGCAAGCCATCAACCCCAAGACCCTGTCGGCCGCCCTGGCGCGGCTTAGCCCCGGCGAGCTGCTGGTCTCGGACCGCCTGCTGGGCAATGCCGAGTTCCACGACGTATGGGCCGAGTGGCGCAACGTGCTGTCGCCGCTGCCCACCGCCCGCTTCGATTCCGAGAATGCCAGGCGCCGGCTGGAGACGCTGTACGGGGTCGGCGCCCTGGACGGCTTCGGCGCCTTCACCCGCCCCGAACTGGCCGCCGGCGGCGCCCTGGTGGATTACGTCGAGCTGACGCAAAAGGGCAAGCTGCCCCGCCTGTCGTCGCCGAAGCGCCTGGCCGAGGGCGCGGTGATGGAGATCGACGCGGCGACGCGGCGCAACCTGGAGCTGGCCGAGACCCTGACGGGTGAGCGGCGGGGCTCGCTTCTCGCCACCATCGACCGCACGGTGACGGGTGCGGGAGCGCGGCTTCTGGCCGCATGGCTGGCCGCGCCGCTCACCGATCCCCAGGCCATCGAATGGCGGCTCGACATGGTGGGCTTCTTCGTCGAGCACGAAAGCGTGCGGGCCGAATTGCGCGAGACGCTGAAGCGCTGCCCCGACGTGGAGCGGGCGCTGTCGCGCCTGTCCCTGGGACGCGGCGGGCCACGCGATCTCGCCAATGTCAGGGACGCCCTGGCCGAGATTCCCAATCTGCGCACTCTGGTCACCCAGGCCCATCTGGACACGCCGCCGGGCATCAACCAGCATGCCCGCGAGTTGGGCGAGCATTCCTCGTTGGTGGATCGGCTGGCCCGCGCCCTCAGCGCCGATCTGCCGCTCAATGCCCGCGACGGCGGCTTCATCGCCCAAGGGTTCCACGAGGGCCTGGACGAGCTGAAATCCTTAAAGTCCGAGAGCGCCGGCGTGATGATGCGCCTGGAAAAGCGCTATCAGGACGAAACCGGCATCACCTCGCTGAAGATCCGCCACAACAACATCATCGGCCACCACATCGAGGTGCCGTCCAAGCAGGCCGACCGCCTGGGCGAGGGCTACATCCACCGCCAGACCATGGCCAACGCGGCGCGCTACACCACCACCGAACTGATCGAGCTGGCGGGCAGGATCACGGGCGCCGCCGACCGCGCCCTGGCGCTGGAGATGGAGCTGCTGGCCGAGTTGATCGCCGAGGTCACGGCGCGGGCCGCCGAAATCGCCCTGGCGGCGTCGGCACTGGCCGGTCTGGACTGCGCCGCCGCGCTGGGCGAGATGGCGTCGTCGTCTCGCTGGTCGCGGCCGAAAATCGACGACAGCACCGCCTTCGACATCCAAGGCGGCCGCCATCCGGTGGTGGAGGCGGCGCTGGCCGCCGCCAGTTCCGGCCCCTTCGTCGCCAACGACTGCGATCTGGCCGACCAGCAGCGCCTGTGGCTGGTCACCGGCCCCAACATGGCGGGTAAGTCCACCTTCCTGCGCCAGAACGCGGTGATCGCCATCCTGGCCCAGATGGGCTCGTTCGTGCCCGCCGAATCCGTCCATATGGGCGTGGTCGACCGGCTGTTTTCCCGCGTCGGCGCCGCCGACGATCTGGCGCGCGGGCGATCCACCTTCATGGTCGAGATGGTGGAGACCGCCGCCATCCTCAATCAGGCGGGTCCTCGCGCCCTGGTCATCCTGGACGAGATCGGGCGCGGCACCGCCACCTTCGACGGGTTGTCCATCGCCTGGGCGGTGGTCGAGCACCTGCACGAGGTCAACCGCTGCCGCGCCCTGTTCGCCACCCATTACCACGAGCTGACCCGCCTCACGTCGCGCCTCGCCGCGCTGTCGTGCCACATGATGCGGGTCAAGGAATGGCAGGGCGACGTGGTGTTCCTGCACGAGGTGGGGGCGGGAGCCGCCGACCGCTCCTACGGCATCCACGTGGCGCGGCTGGCCGGATTGCCGCCCGCCGTGGTGGGCCGCGCCGAGGAGGTGCTGGGCATCCTGGAGAAGTCGGATCAGGCGTCGGGCATGGCGCGGCTGGCCGACGACCTGCCGCTGTTCGCAGCGCTGGCCAAGCCGAAACCGGCCGCCGTGGCGGCGGCTCCGCAGGTTTCCGCGGTGGAGGAGGCGCTTCGGGCCGTCAATCCCGACGATCTGACGGCACGTCAGGCATTAGACCTGATCTACGAGCTTAGGCGCATGCTTTAA
- a CDS encoding nucleoside recognition domain-containing protein produces the protein MNTLITIVLPAGRSAIELSLFVLLPIMVVMLSMMRLLEAWGVLDWLVGKLTPILRPFGLTGLATFAAIQVSFVSFAAPAATLAMMEQRGTSDRHLAAAFAMVLAMAQANAAFPLGALGLSVVPVLGVSLLGGLLAATIAYHVAGRGLSAEEQVLDETLKHPVAENAKGVVDVINRAGAEAFRIAISAIPMLVVSLTVVTALRQAGAIQALTNALPFIDPDLILPAVTKYLAGGTAMLGIVDELARTGHLSAAQLNAWAGILIHPLDFPGVAVLMAAGPRTARVWKPAVLGSLAGIALRGALHLALN, from the coding sequence ATGAACACCCTGATCACCATCGTCCTGCCCGCCGGGCGCTCGGCCATCGAGCTGTCGCTGTTCGTGCTGCTGCCCATCATGGTGGTGATGCTGTCCATGATGCGGCTGCTGGAGGCCTGGGGAGTGCTGGACTGGCTGGTGGGAAAGCTTACCCCCATCCTGCGCCCCTTCGGCCTGACCGGGCTGGCCACCTTCGCCGCCATCCAGGTGAGCTTCGTCAGCTTCGCGGCCCCCGCCGCCACGCTGGCCATGATGGAGCAACGCGGCACCTCGGACCGCCATCTCGCCGCCGCCTTCGCCATGGTGCTGGCCATGGCCCAGGCCAACGCCGCCTTTCCCTTAGGGGCCCTGGGCCTCTCCGTGGTGCCGGTGCTGGGCGTTTCGCTGCTGGGCGGGTTGCTGGCCGCCACCATCGCCTACCACGTGGCGGGGCGCGGCCTGTCGGCCGAGGAACAGGTGCTGGACGAGACGCTGAAGCACCCGGTGGCCGAGAACGCCAAGGGCGTGGTCGACGTCATCAACCGGGCGGGCGCCGAGGCCTTCCGCATCGCCATCAGCGCCATTCCCATGCTGGTGGTGTCGCTGACCGTGGTCACCGCGCTCAGGCAGGCCGGCGCCATCCAGGCGCTGACCAATGCTTTGCCCTTCATCGATCCCGATCTGATCCTGCCCGCCGTCACCAAGTATCTGGCCGGCGGCACCGCCATGCTGGGCATCGTGGACGAACTGGCGCGCACCGGCCATCTGTCGGCCGCCCAGCTCAACGCCTGGGCCGGCATCCTGATCCATCCCCTGGACTTTCCGGGGGTGGCGGTCCTGATGGCCGCCGGCCCCCGGACGGCCCGGGTGTGGAAGCCCGCCGTGCTGGGCTCCCTGGCGGGAATTGCCCTGCGCGGCGCGCTCCATCTGGCCCTGAACTAG
- a CDS encoding FAD-dependent oxidoreductase, with product MTHPALGHGLSFDDLYRRSGLERVDGAFLAALAAADPVLAGRLKAARADADALGPKEEAALLVELAPHLDDFLAELFAIRTAVAELKARQDSLAPLYQAKRLFVQRRALKEIKPDEAATLDARALEMEYALKVGEQFSEAGFARRVLAWMDDEAAHAEELKLAVRLAAAKVAANDGAHHPQGILFKVPAKHDPLHQVPVVRGELCGVPTLEFEAGRLRRREGFNLTDAGTDLAGALDEINYCILCHHQGRDSCSKGMKDKKTGETQKNALGVAMEGCPLEEKISEMHEAKAAGHALAALAIIAVDNPMAAGTGHRICNDCMTACVYQNQNRDPVNVPEAETRTLKDVLELPWGFEIYSLLTRWNPVNLRRPLPRPDSGRKVLVVGMGPAGYTLAHHLMQDGHHVVAVDGLKIEPLAADLSGVDAFGKRVPFRPVRDIRSLWQPLGERVMGGFGGVAEYGITVRWDKNFLDVIRLLLERRSEFALFGGVRFGGNLTLDEAFDLGFDHVALATGAGKPTILDMPGGLAKGVRQASDFLMALQLTGAARPGTLASLQLRLPVVVIGGGLTAIDTCTEALAYYPVQVEKFLSRHEQLVAERGEHAVRVHWSEEDHEIADEFIAHAEAIRAERRAASAEGRAPRILELLQSWGGATVAYRRGLTDSPAYRNHEEISKALEEGIRFLEGMTPVAVETDDFGSAHGVQFKDRDGQPHRLPARAVLVAAGTVPNTTPAREAKGIHLDGKYFQAMDEEGNLVTPERRTKPGDVHVLMHIDGHDRTVSFFGDLHPSYAGNVVSAMASAKQGHPVVTRAMARRPANPVPAAQLFATLNDRLRARVHAVNRLTPTIIEVVIKAPAAANAFKPGQFFRLQNFEMLAAKVGNTSLAMEGLALTGAWVDKDQGLVGLIVLEMGGSSDLCAHLTPGEPVVLMGPTGAPTHVCGSETVLLAGGGLGNAVLFSIGAAFRARGSKVLYFAGYKNPHDRFKVADIEAAADVVVWCVDGGESFAPDRPQDRAFVGNIVEAMVAYGEGRLGEQTIPITDVDRIIAIGSDRMMAAVAKARHDRLAPFLKREHQGIGSINSPMQCMLKEVCAQCLQKHKDPVTGEEKVVFTCFDQDQPLDKVDFTSLAERLGQNSVWEKLSKAWIDRSLRQAGLRR from the coding sequence ATGACGCATCCGGCCCTTGGGCATGGCCTTTCCTTCGACGACCTGTACCGCCGTTCCGGCCTGGAGCGGGTGGACGGCGCCTTTCTCGCCGCCCTGGCCGCCGCCGACCCGGTCCTGGCCGGGCGGCTGAAGGCCGCCCGCGCCGACGCGGATGCGCTTGGTCCTAAGGAGGAGGCGGCGCTGCTGGTGGAACTGGCGCCCCATCTGGATGACTTCCTGGCCGAGCTGTTCGCCATCCGCACCGCCGTCGCCGAGCTCAAGGCCCGCCAGGACTCTCTCGCGCCGCTCTATCAGGCCAAGCGCCTGTTCGTGCAGCGCCGGGCCTTGAAGGAGATCAAGCCCGACGAGGCCGCCACCCTGGACGCCCGCGCCCTGGAGATGGAATACGCGCTGAAAGTGGGCGAGCAATTCTCGGAAGCCGGCTTCGCCCGGCGCGTGCTGGCCTGGATGGACGACGAGGCCGCCCATGCCGAGGAACTGAAGCTGGCCGTGCGTCTGGCCGCCGCCAAGGTGGCCGCCAACGACGGCGCCCATCACCCCCAGGGCATCCTGTTCAAGGTGCCGGCCAAGCACGATCCCCTGCATCAGGTGCCGGTGGTCAGGGGCGAGCTGTGCGGCGTGCCCACCCTGGAATTCGAAGCCGGTCGTCTGCGCCGGCGCGAGGGGTTCAACCTCACCGATGCCGGCACCGATCTGGCCGGCGCGCTGGACGAGATCAATTACTGCATCCTCTGCCACCACCAGGGCCGTGATTCCTGCTCCAAGGGCATGAAGGACAAAAAGACCGGTGAGACGCAGAAGAACGCGCTGGGCGTCGCCATGGAGGGCTGCCCGCTCGAGGAGAAGATCTCCGAGATGCACGAGGCCAAGGCCGCCGGCCACGCCTTGGCGGCGCTGGCCATCATCGCCGTGGACAATCCCATGGCGGCGGGCACCGGGCACCGCATCTGCAACGACTGCATGACCGCCTGCGTCTACCAGAACCAGAACCGCGACCCCGTCAACGTGCCCGAGGCCGAGACCCGGACTCTGAAGGACGTGCTGGAACTGCCCTGGGGCTTCGAGATCTATTCCCTGCTGACCCGCTGGAACCCGGTCAATCTGCGCCGCCCGCTGCCCCGTCCTGATTCGGGGCGCAAGGTGCTGGTGGTGGGCATGGGCCCGGCCGGCTATACCCTCGCGCACCACCTGATGCAGGACGGCCACCATGTGGTGGCGGTGGACGGGCTGAAGATCGAGCCGCTGGCCGCCGACCTGTCGGGCGTCGACGCTTTCGGCAAGCGCGTTCCCTTCCGTCCCGTCCGCGACATCCGTTCTCTGTGGCAGCCCCTGGGCGAGCGGGTGATGGGCGGCTTCGGCGGCGTGGCCGAGTACGGCATCACGGTGCGCTGGGACAAGAACTTTCTCGACGTCATCCGCCTGCTTCTGGAACGCCGTTCGGAATTCGCCCTGTTCGGCGGCGTGCGCTTCGGCGGCAACCTGACCCTGGACGAGGCGTTCGATCTGGGCTTCGACCACGTGGCCCTGGCCACGGGGGCGGGCAAGCCCACCATCCTCGACATGCCGGGAGGGCTGGCCAAGGGCGTGCGCCAGGCGTCGGACTTCCTGATGGCCCTGCAGCTGACCGGCGCGGCCCGGCCGGGCACCCTGGCCAGCCTGCAGCTCCGGCTGCCGGTGGTGGTGATCGGCGGCGGCCTGACCGCCATCGACACCTGCACCGAGGCCCTGGCCTATTACCCCGTCCAGGTGGAAAAGTTCCTGTCCCGCCACGAGCAGCTGGTGGCCGAAAGGGGCGAGCACGCGGTGCGCGTCCACTGGTCGGAAGAAGACCACGAGATCGCCGACGAGTTCATCGCTCATGCCGAGGCCATCCGCGCCGAGCGCCGGGCGGCGAGCGCCGAGGGGCGCGCGCCCCGCATCCTCGAACTGCTGCAATCCTGGGGCGGGGCCACCGTGGCCTATCGCCGGGGCTTGACCGACAGCCCGGCCTACCGCAACCACGAGGAAATCTCCAAGGCGCTGGAGGAAGGCATCCGCTTCCTCGAGGGCATGACCCCGGTGGCGGTGGAGACCGACGATTTCGGCTCGGCCCACGGCGTGCAGTTCAAGGATCGGGACGGCCAGCCCCATCGCCTGCCGGCCCGTGCCGTGCTGGTGGCGGCGGGCACCGTGCCCAACACCACGCCGGCGCGCGAGGCCAAGGGCATCCATCTGGACGGCAAGTACTTCCAGGCCATGGACGAGGAGGGCAACCTCGTGACGCCGGAACGCCGCACCAAGCCGGGCGACGTCCATGTGCTGATGCATATCGACGGCCACGACCGCACGGTCAGCTTCTTCGGCGACCTGCATCCGTCCTATGCCGGCAACGTGGTTTCGGCCATGGCGTCGGCCAAGCAGGGCCATCCGGTGGTGACGCGCGCCATGGCGCGCCGCCCCGCCAATCCGGTGCCGGCGGCCCAGCTGTTCGCCACCCTCAATGACCGCCTGCGCGCCCGGGTCCATGCGGTCAACCGCCTGACGCCCACCATCATCGAGGTGGTGATCAAGGCGCCGGCGGCCGCCAACGCCTTCAAGCCCGGCCAGTTCTTCCGCCTGCAGAATTTCGAGATGCTGGCCGCCAAGGTGGGCAACACCTCGCTGGCCATGGAAGGCCTGGCGCTGACGGGGGCCTGGGTGGACAAGGACCAGGGTCTGGTCGGGCTGATCGTCCTCGAGATGGGCGGATCAAGCGATCTGTGCGCCCACCTCACCCCCGGCGAGCCGGTGGTCCTGATGGGGCCGACCGGCGCGCCCACCCATGTCTGCGGCTCGGAGACCGTGCTGCTGGCCGGCGGGGGCTTAGGCAACGCCGTGCTGTTCTCCATCGGAGCGGCCTTCCGCGCCAGGGGCTCCAAGGTGCTGTATTTCGCCGGCTACAAGAACCCCCATGACCGCTTCAAGGTGGCCGATATCGAGGCCGCCGCCGATGTGGTGGTGTGGTGCGTGGACGGCGGCGAATCCTTCGCTCCCGACCGTCCCCAGGACCGCGCCTTCGTCGGCAACATCGTCGAGGCCATGGTGGCCTATGGCGAGGGCCGCCTGGGCGAGCAGACCATCCCCATCACCGACGTGGACCGCATCATCGCCATCGGCTCGGACCGCATGATGGCGGCGGTGGCCAAGGCCCGCCACGACCGCCTCGCCCCCTTCCTCAAGCGCGAGCATCAGGGCATCGGCTCCATCAACTCGCCCATGCAATGCATGCTGAAGGAGGTCTGCGCCCAGTGCCTGCAAAAGCACAAGGACCCGGTCACCGGCGAGGAGAAGGTGGTGTTCACCTGCTTCGACCAGGACCAGCCCTTGGACAAGGTGGACTTCACCAGCCTGGCCGAGCGCCTGGGCCAGAACTCGGTGTGGGAGAAGCTGTCCAAGGCGTGGATCGACCGCTCCTTGCGGCAGGCGGGCCTGCGCCGCTAG
- a CDS encoding M23 family metallopeptidase produces MPPSCGRRNSRLALILVGFAWVGAAAAETGLSGHAEQGGLMLGRTAPGARVELDGRSVPVDAQGRFLLGFGRDYGPVAELRVTLPDGGEENRALAVSRRDWPVQRIEGLPREKTEPDAASLARLKSETEMVRAIRARVTLEPRIQGGDGLLRPSDGKVSGVFGSQRVYNGIGGAPHSGLDIAAPAGAPVHACADGTVVLAAPDLFLTGRTVMIDHGLGLISSYAHLSRMDVAAGTAVRRGDLIGAVGATGLATGAHLHWGISWLDVRLDPETADAALRDSYLGIRSEIKE; encoded by the coding sequence ATGCCACCATCATGTGGGCGCCGAAATAGCCGCCTCGCCCTGATCCTGGTCGGCTTCGCCTGGGTGGGGGCGGCAGCGGCCGAAACCGGCCTGTCGGGCCATGCGGAACAGGGCGGACTGATGCTGGGCCGCACGGCGCCTGGCGCGCGGGTGGAACTCGACGGCCGTTCCGTGCCGGTGGATGCCCAAGGCCGCTTCCTGCTGGGCTTCGGGCGGGATTACGGCCCCGTGGCCGAGCTGCGGGTCACCCTGCCCGACGGGGGCGAGGAGAATCGCGCCCTGGCGGTGTCGCGCCGCGACTGGCCGGTCCAGCGCATCGAAGGCCTGCCGCGCGAAAAGACCGAGCCCGACGCCGCCTCCCTGGCCCGCCTTAAGTCCGAGACCGAGATGGTCCGCGCCATCCGCGCCCGCGTCACCCTGGAGCCGCGCATCCAGGGAGGCGACGGTCTGCTGCGCCCCTCCGACGGCAAGGTCTCGGGCGTGTTCGGCAGCCAGCGGGTCTATAACGGCATCGGCGGCGCCCCCCATTCCGGCCTGGACATCGCCGCCCCCGCCGGTGCCCCGGTCCACGCCTGCGCCGATGGCACGGTGGTGCTGGCCGCCCCCGACCTGTTCCTGACGGGACGCACGGTGATGATCGACCATGGGCTGGGCCTGATCTCCAGCTACGCCCACCTGTCGCGAATGGACGTCGCCGCCGGAACCGCCGTGCGGCGGGGTGACCTGATCGGCGCCGTCGGCGCCACCGGACTGGCCACCGGCGCCCACCTTCACTGGGGCATATCCTGGCTGGATGTCCGGCTCGACCCGGAGACGGCGGATGCCGCCCTTCGTGACTCATACCTTGGTATAAGGAGCGAGATAAAGGAGTAG